In Rhodococcus qingshengii JCM 15477, the sequence TCGCGTCGTCGAATCACGTGTTCCATCCTGCCTCACGGGCAAGTCGACCTCGACGGCTGCATGCGGCCTCGAACGCTCGATCAGCGGCAACGTCCGCAATTGGCGCTCGAGATGCCACTGCAGGTGTGCCGCGACCAGTCCGCTGGCTTGCGTCCGCAGCGTCGCGGGCGCCGAATCGGTACCCTCCCACTCCCCTCGGAGCAGGGCTTCCATCAAGTCGAGCACTCCGGGCGACGGCGTCGCAGCACCCGCCGGGCGGCAATAGGTACACACGGCTCCGCCTGCGGCGACATGAAAGGCCCGGTGCGGTCCAGGAGCACTGCAGCGGGCGCACTCTTCGAGGGCAGGCGCCCAACCCGCATAGCCCATGGCTCTCAACAAGAACGCGTCGAGCACGAACTCGACCGGTCGTGCCTGCTCGGCGATCGCACGCAGTGCTCCCACCGTCAATCGCTGAAGCTGCGGGGCCGGCGCGCGTTCCTCGCCGGCCAACCGCTCGGCAGTTTCGAGTACGGCGCAGGCCGTGGTGTACCGGCTGTAGTCGTCGACGATGTCGGTGGCGAATGCGTCGACCGTCTGCACCTGAGTGATGATGTCGAGATTCTTGCCCGGAAGTAGTTGCACGTCGATGTGAGCAAACGGTTCGAGTCTGGCACCGAATTTGGAGGTGGTTCGGCGGACACCTTTGGCCACGGCACGTACCAACCCGAACTGACGGGTGAGCAACGTGACGATGTGGTCGGCTTCGCCCAGTTTGTGCAGGCGCAGCACCACCGCCGTGTCTCGATACAACCTCACTCGACCAGTGTCCCACGTTGTACCGACGACCGATCCCGATGCCGCGCCCGATGACAAGTCGGAAACACGGCAGGTCCGTCCGGATAGACTGGCGCGATGCCGAGCGACGCAATTGTGCAACCTGTCACTGCAGAGTTGACCGGTCGCGAAGCGCGGTGGGAGCGACACAACTCCGAGCGTCAGAAACGGATACTCACCTCGGCGGTCGAACTGATCGAAGAGCGTGCGGCAGGTGCCGAGGTGTCCGTCCAGCAGATCGCCGATCGTGCCGGCCTCGCCAAGTCGGTGGTGTACCGCCAATTCAGCGGCCGAGACCACCTCGATCGACGAGTGCGAGCGTTCGTGCTCGGCCAATTTGCGGCGGCCCTGGATGCTTCGATGAGCATTTCGGTAGGCACTCTCGACCAGATCCTGACCCGAACCATCAGCGCCGTCGCCGAGTGGATCACCGAGCATCCGCGGATTCACGAGTTCATGGGTACCGGCCCCACCGACTACGACGACGAGAGCATCGACGCGATCAGCAGTCTGAAGGCCACAATCGCCGACTCCGCCCGCACCACTATCACCGAAGTCGGTCGATCCGTGGGGATCGACTCCTCACCCTTCGATTCACTACCGTTCGCAGTGGTGACAATGGTCGAGGGCACGCTCACCCACTGGGTCCGAAGCACCGATCCGAAACCGAGCCGCGAAGAGATCGTCGCCGACCTCGCGAAATACACCTGGTACATGTTCGACGGCGTTGCCCGCTCGAGCGGACTACAGATCGATCCCCATGTCGAATTGTCCACGCTCATAGCCGAGCTGGTGTCCTCCGACGGAGGAACTTCGCGGCTGGACTAGATCCGGGTCTTGTCGGAACGCTTCGGCTCGCCGCGGTAGCGGGCGTAGTCGCCGTCGATGCGCAGCTTTCGCCACGCACGCTTCGACACCGGATTCATCAATCCGAGTTCGTCTGCCAGGGCTCGCATTTCGCCGAAGTAGTTACCCAGGATGCGGCGTGAATGCGGGCTCCCCCAGAAGGCGCTCTTCATCACCTCGTCCGGGATTCCGAATTCTTCGGCGAATTCCTTTGGCGGTGACATGATTTCACCCGCAAGCCAACGCATCGCGCCGGGGAAGGCGACCGATGTGATGGCTCGACTCGTACGACTGAGTCTGGGGACGTGATTGCGCAGGAACTCGTGAGCAAACGAGATGTGTCTCGCTTCTTCGGCGATGTGGATCTCCATGGTGCGGAGCATCGCCGGCGGCGTGTCCTTACCCTCACGGATGAGATCCTTCTGGAAGTGGTCGATCGGTTCTTCACCAGCCAGAATGCCGATGAAGAAGATGACCGGGAACTTTGCTCCCAGCACTCCGATGATCGGCGACAGTCGCCGGAACATCGGACGCATACCCGGCACGTCGATGTCCATGCGATTGACGAGTTCCTGGAACATCTGGATGTGATTGCACTCTTCGGTCATCTCGTGCAGGCAGTACCGGAACTCAGGCGACTGGTTGGGTAGCGCCATGATGTATTGCAGCATTCCCCGGATCAAGATGCTCTCGAAGGCCGAACCCACCTTGGTCACGTTCGCCTGACGCCACATTCCCATGGCGATTCGACGCTCCAACGACTGATCCTGGTACCACTGCGTCGCCCCGAGGGGGTCCGACACGGACGAGAGCACCCATCTCGGATCATGCGGATCGATCGCGAACTCTGGTGAATCCCAGTCGATGTCGAGATAGGGATCGAAACTGCGGGCAACTGAGCCCTCGGACAAAGTCTGCAGTACCTGGTGGTACGGCTTTTCCACTTCGATCGACGCTGACCGAGCCATCGGTGTCTCCTCACGGCCAGTCCGTCGATTGCAGTCGACGGACTTGAATGAGGTCAAACATAATGGGACACCGCGTCCCACGCAACCCCCTCGGGGGCCTATTTCAGGCCCGACGCAGCGGGATGATCTCGCGAACCTTCTCGTCCCGGAGATACAGTCCCGCCCACATGACGATTCCGGTGTAGACGGCAAACAGGGTCGTGCTCAGCAGAGGCTGTTCAGCTCGAAGGTTGGTCAACACCGCTCCCCCCAGGTAACCGGTGAGCAGAATCGCGCCGAGTATCGACGTTTGCGGAATCACGTACAGCGCAAGGCAGATCAGTTGCACCACCCCAGCCGTCAATGCCAGCGAGTCCGGCAACCCAAGTTCAGCCGACGCATCCTTGACTGTCTGAAGGTTGAGAATGTGAATGATGCCGTCGAAGAGCATGAAAACGACGAACAGCCCACTCAGGACGTATCCGAGCTTGCGAGCCGTGGCCGAAGGTGTCGTCGTCGTGGCGTTACCGGAAACAGTTTCGTTGTGGACGGGCTGGGTGGTCATCGGAATCTCCTGGGGCGAAGGCGAGCGGCCGGTTGCCACTTCGCTTGCAATTACGACTCCCGAGCGATCGAAAACTCATCGCGCCGGCCGTTACAACGCACCCGGCGTTCAGGACGATTCACCTCACGTGGTCTGATGGACGGTGACACGGGGTGCCGAAAAAGTCGGCTGAGATCAGACCCGATGAACCTGACCAGTTAGCACTGGCGGAGGGATGTCGACATGACCGAACAGCAATTTCAGCGCGCACTCAGCCTGGACGAGCAGATCGTTCTGATCACCGGTGGCGCCCGCGGGCTCGGCGCCGCACTGAGCCGAGCATTCTCCCGCTCGGGCGCCCGCGTAATCGTGAACTACAACAAGAGCCGCGATGCCGCCGAGGCCCTGGTCGCCGAACTGGGTGAGGATCGCACCTTCGCAGTCCAGGCGGACGTGACGGACCGCAGTTCCGTCGACCAGTTGTTCTCCGCTGCACGCGAGAGATTCGACGCACCGATCTCGACCGTGGTCGACAATGCACTGGTCGACTTCTCGTTCAACGGCGATGCACGGCCGAACGCGGACACGATCACCTGGGCCGACTTCGACTCTCAACTACGCGGAGCTGTTGCCGGAACACTCAATACCACCCAGGCAGCGCTACCAGGCATGCGCGAACTCGGCTTCGGCCGAATCATCACTGTCGGAACCAATCTGGTCCAGAATCCGGTAGTTCCGTACCACGACTACACCGCTGCCAAGGCCGCACTGTTGGCACTGACACGGACGCTGTCCGCCGACCTCGGTCCGGACGGGATCACAGTCAACATGGTCTCGGGCGGCTTGCTCCGCACCACCGATGCGAGCGCCGCAACACCGGAAGCCGTCTTCGACATGATCGCGGCAAGCACTCCCCTGCGCCGAGTCACCACGCCGGACGAATTTGCCGACGCTGCACTCTTTTTCGCCTCACCATGGTCACGGGCCGTGACCGGTCAGAACCTGGTTGTCGACGGCGGACTCGTCAAGAACTGATGGGCGCACAGCTGCGGATAGGTGCGTTCCTGCTCGGGTGCGGACATCACAGTGCGGCATGGCGTCATCGCGACTCACCGGTCGAAAGTCTCGGCGACATCACGTATTACGAGTCGCTCGCCCAGATCGCCGAACGCGGCAAGCTGGACGCCGTCTTCTTCGCTGACGGTCACAGTGTTCGCGAACCCGAGTCGGGTGCGTCGTGGTTTCTCGAGCCGATCACCGCATTGACTGCCATGGCACGAGCGACAGCGGACATCGGCCTGGTGACCACCATTTCCACCACTTTCTACACGCCATTCCACGCGGCACGACTGTTGGCCTCGCTCGACCACATCAGCGGCGGACGGGCCGGCTGGAACGTCGTGACCTCGATGTTCGACCAGGAGGCGCGCAACCACGGACTCGAGGCGATGCCCGATCACGCCTCCCGATATGAACGAGCCGACGAATTTGTCGAAGTGGCCCTCGCATTGTGGGATTCGTGGTCGGAAGACGCGCTGATCCTCGACCGGGCGGGACGTTTTGCCGACGCAGGCAAGATTTCTCGCATCGATCACGACGGCAAGCATTTTCGTGTCGACGGCCCGTTGACGGTTCCTCGATCCCCGCAGGGCAGACCGGTTTTGTTTCAGGCCGGGGCGTCCGAGCAGGGTCGCGATCTGGCGGCGCGTCGCGCCGAGGCAATCTATTCGGTTGCCTACGACTTACCCAGCGCACAGGCCTACTACGCGGACGTGAAATCGAGAATCGAGCGAGCCGGCCGGGATCCGAGTTCGGTCGCCGTGATGCCGGGACTGGTCACCTACGTCGGCAGCACCGTCGCCGAGGCCAGGGCGAAGAAGGCCGAACTCGATCTCCTGCTGCCCACCGAACAGTCGATACGCCAACTCTCGTTGTTCACCGGACAGGATTGCGAGAACTGGGATCTCGACGGGCCCGTGCCCCCGTTGCCTCCACTCGAAGCGTTCACCGGGCCGCAGGGCCGCTACGCCACTATTTTGCGGATCGTCGAGAAGGACGCACCGACTGTGCGGGAACTCCTCGGGACGCTCGCTGCGGGTGGTGGTCACGCAACGATGATCGGAACACCGGAGTCGATTGCCGACGAGATGGGATCCTGGTTGAACGGCCGCGGTGCCGACGGTTTCAATCTGATGCCGCCGACCTATCCGCAGGGCCTGGAAGATTTTGTCGATCACGTGATTCCAGTGCTGCAGGCGCGTGGGTTGTTCCGTCGCGAATACGAGGGAGCGACTCTGCGAGAAAACCTCACCTAGTCCGGCAGTAGCGGCACCGACAGATCCGGATCGCGTCCCAGGAGCACTCCCCTCGTGAGGGCCGCGGAGCCGAACTTCTTCCGGACACTGTCCATTGCCGAGTCGAGGGCGGCAGTGTCCGGACCCGCGAATCCTGGACCGTCGAAGGGCAATTCGAGTTGTTCGGCGCCGTCCCGATCCAGGTTGGAGACAGCGACACCGATCAACGTGATGCCCTTGTCCGCGATCATCGGTATCGCTTCGTCCAGCAGCACCATCGAGACGCTCAGCAATTCCGCTGTGTCGGCGGTGGACCGGCGCAGCGTGTGAGATCGAGTTGCCCGCGTGAAATCCGCGAAGCGGAGCCGGAGCGTGACCGTGCGCCCCGTCCGCTGCGCCGAACGCATGCGTCGACTGACACGGTCGACAAGGGACATCAACGACGCATCGAGTTCTGCGCGGGGATGGGATCCGCGACCCAGCGCATGCTGAGCACCCATCGAACTGCGGCCACGATAGGCGCGGACGGGGCGCGGATCTCGATTGTGTGAGAGTGCGTAGAGATGGCGACCGGCGCCGCCCCCGAGAATCGAGACGATCGAGGATTCGTCGTGCCGAGCGATGTCACCCACCGTCACGATGTCGAAGTTTCGCAGCTTCTGGGCCGTGATCTTGCCGACGCCCCACAGCTTCTCGACCGGCAAGGGATGCAGGAACTCGGTCTCGCCCTCCGGCGGCACTCGCAGCAATCCGTCGGGTTTCGCGAATGCACTGGCGACCTTGGCCAGGAACTTGGTGCGTGCGATTCCGACCGTGATCGGTAGTCCGACCTGCTCGGCCACATCGCGTCTGAGGTTGGCTCCGATCTGCAGCGGGTTTCCCACGATCTTGGCGAGCCCGCCGACCTCGAGAAAGGCCTCGTCTATGGAGATTCCTTCGACCAGCGGCGACGTGTCGTGAAAGACGTCGAACACGTCTTTGCTCGCCTGCGAGTACGCCGACATTCGCGGAGGGACAACTATCGCCTGAGGACACAGTGATCGGGCCTGACCACCGCTCATGGCTGTGCGAACCCCGAACGCCTTGGCCTCGTAGCTTGCCGCCAAGACCACCCCACCACCGACGATGACCGGCCTGCCGGCCAGAGTCGGGTCGTCGCGTTGCTCGACTGATGCGTAGAACGAATCGAGGTCCGCATGCAGGATTGTTGCGTCACCTGTGGACCGACTACCGCCAGAATGATTACCGCCGGAACGAGCACCGCCAGGGTGATTACCTGGCGTTTCTTGATCCAGCGATTCATGCGACACGAACATATGTTCCCATGCGCCACCGACACAATGAAAGGCCGCAAATAGATTCCATGGAATTAATCACGAATCGGGCGTACGGTGAGAAAATGATTCCACGGAATGCATATCGGTTCGGAGTCTGCTCTTGACCAGATCAGCCCTGAGCAGGCACTTCGACAACCTCGTCCGCTTCGAAACCGAACTGTGGACGGCCGTCGACCAGCGACTCCGAATCGAGCACGACCTGCCACTGAGTCGATTCGAGCCGATGCAGATCATCGACAGGCTCGGCTCCTGTCGGGTCTTCGACATCGCCGAGGCCCTCGCGATCACCGTCGGTGGCACGAGCAAGCTGGTGGATCGAATCGAAGCGGCTGGACACTGCCGTCGAAAATCCAATCCCACCGACAAACGATCCTCACTCATCGAGTTGACTCCCGAGGGCAATGAGCTGTTGCGGCGGGCGAAGGCAACGTTCGACGGCGAATTGGAGCGCCGTCTCGGTTCCGTGCTGACGCCCGACGCTCTCGATCGATTCGGCGCCACACTGGCCACGCTGCGTGAAGCCAATCGAAACCTGACACCGACCACGAAGGAAAAAGCATGACCGACACAATGCGCGCAATCGTGCTCGACGCCCCCGGCCCGCCAGAAGCATTGACTATCAGAGTGATTCCGATACCCGTGCCGATTGCGGGCTGGGTACTGGTCCGGGTGAAGGCTTTCGGCCTCAATCGATCCGAACTTCACACCCGCCTCGGCCTCGCCGAAGGCGTGACATTCCCGAGGGTGCTGGGCATCGAGGCCGTCGGCGAAGTGGTGAACTGCCCCGGCGGGGAGCTCACCGAAGGCCGGCAAGTCGCCGCCATGATGGGTGGGATGGGGAGGACGTTCGACGGCGGTTATGCCGAGTACACGTGCGTTCCCGTCAGTCAGGTCGTTCCCTTCTCGAGCGAACTGGACTGGTCGACAGTGGGAGCTGTTCCCGAGATGCTGCAGACGTCCTACGGCTCGCTGACGGTAGGACTGGACGCGAAATCCGGTCAATCCCTGTTGATCCGGGGAGGAACCTCCTCGGTCGGCATGGCAACCGCAGTCCTGGCGAAGCAGTGGGGACTCACTGTCCTTGCGACCACCCGAGATGCGAACAAAGCGTCGAATTGACCGCGATCGGGGTTGACCACGTTATCGTCGACGACGGTGCTGTGGCCGGCCAGGTTCGAGACATCCTCCCGGGCGGTGTTGATCTGGCCCTCGAATTGGTCGGAACACCAACACTTCCCGACACGTTGCGCGCGACCCGCGTTCACGGCACCGTGTGTTTCACGGGAATGCTGTCCAACGAGTGGACAGTCAAAGACTTTTATCCGATCGACTACATTCCACGCGGAGTGCGATTGACCTCGTACGGTGGGGACGCGTCCGACCTGCCTGCCGGCGTACTGCAAGACTTCCTCTCCGCTGTGGCGTCAGGCGAGGCGGTGGTACCGATCGACGAGGTGTTCGCGTTCGAGGACATCGCGCGAGCACATGCCAAGATGGAAGCCGGTACGGCACGTGGCAAATTGGTAGTTGTGCTCTGACCTGGCTTCTCACACCACGAATCGATAACCCATTCCTGCCTCGGTGATCAGATGCTTGGGGTTCGCCGGGTCATCCTCGAGCTTCCGACGAAGTTGAGCCAGGTAGACACGTAGATAGTGGGTCTCGGTGTCGTACGCCGGTCCCCACACTTCCCGAAGCAACTCCTTCTGCCCGACCAGCTTTCCGCGGTTGCGCACAAGCATCTCGAGCATGCCCCACTCGGTCGGAGTCAGGTGCACCTGTTCACCGCGCCGACTCACTGTTTTCGCAGCCAAGTCCACCGTGAAGGACGCGGTCTCGACCGACGGTTCCGAAGTGTCCGCCGCGGAGGTTCCCCGCCTCGCCGCAGCGCGCACGCGGGCCAGAAACTCGTCCATCCCGAAGGGCTTGGTGACGTAGTCGTCCGCACCGGCGTCGAGAGCCTCGACCTTGTCCGCGGAATCCGTGCGCGCCGACAGCACGATGACCGGCGCCGTGCACCAGCCACGCAGGCCGGCAAGCACTTCGGTGCCGTCCATGTCGGGCAGTCCGAGATCGAGTACCACGACGTCCGGTGGACGCTCGGCAGCAGCCCGCAAGGCACCGGCGCCCGTCGACGCGGTCACCACCTCGTACCCGCGCACCGAAAGATTGATACGCAGAGCTCGCAGAATCTGCGGTTCGTCGTCCACTACCAGGATTCGACTCATGATCCATTCCCATTCGTACCGGCCGCAGCCAATTCCACGATCATCGTCAATCCCCCACCGGGTGTGTCTGTGGCGCTGACCGTTCCGCCCATCGCATCGACAAATCCGCGCACCACGGAAAGTCCGAGGCCCACTCCGCCGGTGTTGTCGCGATCTCCCATCCGTTGGAACGGCTGGAACATCGTTTCGGCCTCACCTCGCGGAACACCTGGGCCCGTATCGGCAACACTGATCACCACACGATCACCGAGTTGCGCCGCCCCGACGCGCACCGGGGTTTCTCCCCCGTAGCGCAGAGCGTTGTCGACGATGTTCGCAATCACCCGCTCGAGCAGACCTTGATCTGCTTGCACTGCAACGGTACCCACGTCGACGACTACACTTCGAGCCCGCGAATCCGAGCGTCCACCGATGCCGAGGCCCAGCAACGCGCGGTGAACCACCTCGTCCAGATACACCGGCCGGAGCGTGGGTTTCACCACCCCGGCGGCAAGGCGGGACGAGTCGAGCAAGTTCCCGACCAGTGCCGTCAACTGATCCGCCGACTCCTCGATGGTTGCCAACAATTCAGCGGTGTCTTCGGGCGAGAACTCGATGTCGTCGCTGCGCAGACTGGACACCGCCGCCTTCACTCCGGCGAGAGGCGTTCGCAGGTCATGGCTTACCGCTGACAGCAAGGCTCGACGCAGTTGATCAGCCTCGGTGAGCGCGGCAGCCTTGCTCGCCTCGACTGTCAGTTTCTCCTGGCGGATCATCCCAACTGCTTGGTGAGCGACCACCGTCAGCACTCGTCGGTCCCGCGCACTCAGGTCGGGCCCAGCCAACAACAGCGCGTATTCCCCGTCGTTGACCTCACAGACCGTATCCGCTTCGTCGTCCGTGGTCGGCGGCTGCGTACCGACGGCAGCGATGACTCCGTCGTCGTGATGAATGACGGAAACCCCTCGCTGGCGATAGATTTCGAGTGCCTTCGCCAGAAGTGTCGACAGATCCGCTCCGCGGAGAACTGATCCCGCGAACAGTGTGAGCAGTTCGGCTTCCTCGGATGCGCGCTTCGCCTCGCGGGCGCGCTTTGCTGCGGCGTCGACCAGAACGGCAACTGCCACAGCCACGATCAACAGCACGACAGTAGTGATGAAGTTGTCAGGTTCGGCGATGGTGAAGCTGTACCGCGGATCGGTGAAGAAGTAATTGAGCAGCAGTCCCGAGATCAGTGCCGACAATATCGCCGGGCCGACGCCGCCGAGGAGGGCAACCAGAACGACCACGACGAAGAACAGCGCGTTCTCGCCGTTGACCCCGGAGATTCGGTCGACGAGACCCATGATCGCGGCCGCGAGCGAAGGCACGACGATCGCCGCAATCCACGACAGGACCCGGCGCTCCGAGCGCCCCAGCACCGAAATGCGTCGTCGCGCCGTCGCTTCCTCGTGCGTGACCATGTGAACGTCGATACCACCGGACTGCTGAACCACCGCAGCGCCGATCCCCTCGTCGAGGATGCGAGCCAGGCGGGAACGCCGCGACGTTCCCAGCACCAACTGTGTGGCGTTCTCCTCACGCGCGAACTCGAGGAGCGTCGACGGTACGTCGTCACCGACAACAGTGTGAAGCGTGGCGCCGACTCCGACAGCCAACGCGCGCACCTTGCCCATCTCGGGGGCCGAGACACCGGTGAGTCCGTCACCGCGTACGACGTGGACCACCATCAGCTCGGCGCTCGACTTCGACGCGATTCGAGATGCGCGTCGTACCAGGGTTTCCGACTCCGGTCCCCCGGTCACGGCAACGACGACACGCTCGCGCGCCTCCCAGGTATCGGTGATCTTGTTCTCGGCCCGGTATTTCGCCAGTGCGGCGTCCACCTGATCGGCCACCCACAGCAGTGCCAGTTCGCGTAGCGCCGTGAGGTTTCCGCGTCTGAAGTAATTGCCCAAGGCCGCATCGACCCGTTCCGGTGAATACACGTTTCCGTGAGAAAGTCTGCGGCGCAGCGCCTCCGGGGTGATGTCGACCAGCTCGACCTGCGCCGCACTACGTACTACCGCGTCCGGAACCGTCTCCTGCTGAACCACGCCGGTGATGTGCGCGACAACGTCGTTGAGGCTTTCGAGGTGTTGCACGTTGACCGTGGACAGAACGTCGATCCCGGCTTCGAGCAGTTCCTGTACGTCCTGCCAGCGCTTGTGATTCTTGCTCCCTGGCGTGTTGGTATGTGCCAACTCGTCCACCAGGACAAGGGCCGGACGCCGAGCCAACACGGCCTCGACGTCCAGTTCCGGCATCCGTGTTCCGCGATAATCCACCAGCTTGGGCGGCACTATTTCGAGGTCTCCGATCTGCGCCGCGGTGCGGGCGCGGCCGTGTGTCTCCACGACGGCCGCGACCACGTCACAGCCACGATCTCGACGCCGATGAGCCTCACCGAGCATCGCGAAGGTCTTTCCGACGCCAGGCGCAGCGCCGAGGTAGATACGCAATTCACCACGTTTGCGTGCCCTACCGAAAGATTGACCGACCTTCTCCGAAGAACTCACGTGACAATCATCCACCAGTCGTCGGTGCAGCACACGTAGGTGCCGTCAATCCGAGTGCCAGGTTCAATTCCAGTACGTTGACTCGCTCGGCTCCGAGAAATCCGAGTTGCCGACCGTCGGTGTGCTCGGCCACCAAGTCCCGCACCTGGTCTTCCGAGATGCCGTTGTTGGCCGCCACCCTCGCGACCTGCAGTTCGGCGTACGCCGGACTGATGTGGGGATCGATACCCGAGCCCGAACCGGTGACTGCGTCGACGGGAACCGATGCCGGGTCGACACCCTCACGTGCCGCGATGGCTGCCCGGCGCTCGATGACGAATCCGGCCAGAATCTCGCTGCTCGGCCCCTGGTTGGACGGCAGTGCCGCAGCGGGATCACCGGTGGCAAACGGATCCTCGTCCGAAACGGATCCGACAACACGATTGTGGAAGAACGGGTCCTGCTGCCCTTCGGCGACCTGCGGATCGACACCCACCCAGGCACTGCCGACCACGCAACCGGCGGCATCGGTGACCGGTGAGCCTTCGGCAGATCCGGAGCTGATCCGGCTGACACCCCACACCGCGGCGGGATAGACCACACCGAGAACGACGGTGAGCGCGAGCAATACGAGCAAACCCGCCCACACCTGTTTGGCAAAACCGATAGTGAAACGCATGTCAGGTCACCCAATTCCAGGAATCAAACGTACGACGAGATCGATCAACCAGATACCGACGAACGGTGTGATCACACCGCCGAGACCGTAGACGAGCAAGTTACGTCCGAGCAACTGCGATGCCGTCGACGGTCGGTATCGAACACCCTTGAGTGCCAACGGAATCAAACCGATGATCACCAAGGCGTTGAAGATCACGGCCGAGACGATCGCCGATTCGGGGGTGGCGAGACGCATGATGTTCAACGCGTCCAGCTGCGGGTAGATGCCGCTGAACAAGGCCGGCAGGATTGCGAAATACTTCGCCAGGTCGTTCGCCAACGAGAATGTGGTCAACGCGCCGCGGGTGATCAGCAATTGCTTGCCGATTTCCACCACCTCGATCAGCTTGGTGGGATCGGAGTCGAGATCGACCATGTTCCCGGCCTCTTTGGCTGCCGAGGTTCCCGTGTTCATCGCGACCCCGACATCGGCCTGGGCAAGGGCGGGAGCATCATTGGTCCCGTCACCGGTCATCGCGACGAGACGTCCGCCTTCCTGTTCCTTCCGGATCAGGGCCAGTTTGTCTTCCGGGGTGGCCTCCGCCATGAAGTCGTCGACGCCCGCCTCGTCGGCAATCGCCTTCGCGGTCAACGGATTGTCGCCGGTGATCATGATCGTGCGAATACCCATCGCCCGGAGTTCGGCGAACCTGTCAGCCATTCCCGGCTTGACGACGTCGGACAACGCGATCACGCCGAGGATCGAGGTACTCTCACCATGCTTGACGGCAACTACCAGCGGCGTTCCGCCCGCTTGGGCGATGTCGTTCACGGTGTCGGTCACCGCGCTCTCCGCGTGTCCACCGCCACTGACGACCCAGTTCATCACCGCATCTGCTGCACCCTTTCGGATTTGGCGTCCGGAGTGGTCGAGTCCGCTCATCCGGGTTTGTGCCGTGAACGGAACGAACTCGGCGCGTTCTTCGTCCAACGTCGGCTCGGCAGCGAGACCGAAATCCGCTGCGCACAGCTCGACGATGCTCCGTCCCTCGGGAGTTCCGTCGGCCAGGCTCGACAAGCGAGCTGCCGCAGCAAGATCGTCGGCGGATACACCGGGCGCCGGATGGAGTGCGGTGGCCCGGCGGTTACCGAAAGTGATGGTTCCGGTCTTGTCCATCAACAGGGTGTCGATGTCGCCCGCAGCTTCCACCGCGCGCCCCGACATCGCGAGAACGTTGCGCTGGACGAGGCGGTCCATGCCCGCGATACCGATCGCCGAGAGCAGCGCTCCGATGGTCGTCGGGATCAGGCAGACGAGAAGTGCGATCAGCTTGATCGGATCCTGCTCGTGCCCCGCGTACAAGCCCATCGGGCCGATGGCTACGACGGCGAGGAGGAAGATGACGGTCAACGACGCGAGCAGGATGTTGAGCGCAATCTCGTTGGGTGTCTTCTGACGTGAAGCACCCTCGACGAGCGCGATCATCCGGTCCACGAACGAACTGCCCGGTGCTGCGGTGATTTCCACGACGATGCGGTCCGAGAGAACCGTCGTACCACCGG encodes:
- a CDS encoding potassium-transporting ATPase subunit C, with amino-acid sequence MRFTIGFAKQVWAGLLVLLALTVVLGVVYPAAVWGVSRISSGSAEGSPVTDAAGCVVGSAWVGVDPQVAEGQQDPFFHNRVVGSVSDEDPFATGDPAAALPSNQGPSSEILAGFVIERRAAIAAREGVDPASVPVDAVTGSGSGIDPHISPAYAELQVARVAANNGISEDQVRDLVAEHTDGRQLGFLGAERVNVLELNLALGLTAPTCAAPTTGG
- the kdpB gene encoding potassium-transporting ATPase subunit KdpB — protein: MTVRISEKPVVAQDAADKVDPGQSRQVHAGVFNPRQMITALPGAVRKLDPRHLARNPVMFVVFVGSVITTVMAIADPSVFSWVITLWLWFTVIFANLAESVAEGRGKAQAASLRKVKQDTTAHRITMSGAIESVSGTELVVGDRVIVVAGEVIPGDGDVVEGIASVDESAITGESAPVVRESGGDRCAVTGGTTVLSDRIVVEITAAPGSSFVDRMIALVEGASRQKTPNEIALNILLASLTVIFLLAVVAIGPMGLYAGHEQDPIKLIALLVCLIPTTIGALLSAIGIAGMDRLVQRNVLAMSGRAVEAAGDIDTLLMDKTGTITFGNRRATALHPAPGVSADDLAAAARLSSLADGTPEGRSIVELCAADFGLAAEPTLDEERAEFVPFTAQTRMSGLDHSGRQIRKGAADAVMNWVVSGGGHAESAVTDTVNDIAQAGGTPLVVAVKHGESTSILGVIALSDVVKPGMADRFAELRAMGIRTIMITGDNPLTAKAIADEAGVDDFMAEATPEDKLALIRKEQEGGRLVAMTGDGTNDAPALAQADVGVAMNTGTSAAKEAGNMVDLDSDPTKLIEVVEIGKQLLITRGALTTFSLANDLAKYFAILPALFSGIYPQLDALNIMRLATPESAIVSAVIFNALVIIGLIPLALKGVRYRPSTASQLLGRNLLVYGLGGVITPFVGIWLIDLVVRLIPGIG